The Lysobacter capsici genome has a segment encoding these proteins:
- a CDS encoding glycine cleavage system protein R: MTDSASRPSPNENHLLINAYTTHPESPLLSVTRRIADSGCNLVDARLSTVGRDVSVTALAVGSWDAVAKLEAMLTRLEREEGLKLVWYRTGAKQVQSNLLPYIVEVVAADKPGILFQLADFFDRQGITIESLHCSRYRAMQTGADMFSAQITIGVPSSMHIAALRDDFLEFCDHLNLDAIMDPMKF, from the coding sequence TTGACCGATTCCGCTTCCCGGCCGTCGCCGAACGAAAACCACCTCCTGATCAACGCCTATACGACGCATCCGGAGTCGCCGCTGTTGTCGGTGACCCGCCGGATCGCCGACTCGGGCTGCAATCTGGTCGATGCGCGCCTGTCCACGGTCGGCCGCGACGTCTCGGTGACCGCGCTGGCGGTCGGCTCCTGGGACGCGGTCGCCAAGCTCGAAGCCATGCTCACGCGCCTGGAGCGCGAAGAAGGGCTCAAGCTGGTGTGGTACCGCACCGGCGCCAAGCAGGTGCAGTCCAACCTGCTGCCCTACATCGTCGAAGTGGTCGCCGCCGACAAGCCCGGCATCTTGTTCCAGCTGGCCGACTTCTTCGACCGCCAGGGCATCACCATCGAAAGCCTGCACTGCTCGCGCTACCGCGCGATGCAGACCGGCGCGGATATGTTCTCCGCCCAGATCACGATCGGCGTCCCCTCGAGCATGCACATCGCCGCGCTGCGCGACGATTTCCTCGAGTTCTGCGACCATCTGAACCTGGACGCCATCATGGACCCGATGAAGTTCTGA
- the panD gene encoding aspartate 1-decarboxylase, whose product MQLNLLKAKIHRATVTHAELHYEGSCAIDGRLLDISGIREYEMVHIYNINSGHRFSTYAIRGEEGSGVISVNGAAAHKAQPGDLVIICAYGICDEAEAAKYKPTLVYVDRNNQLTHTNTSMSAQAA is encoded by the coding sequence ATGCAACTGAACCTGCTCAAGGCCAAGATCCACCGCGCCACCGTGACCCACGCCGAGCTTCATTACGAAGGCTCCTGCGCGATCGACGGCCGTCTGCTCGATATCTCGGGCATTCGCGAGTACGAGATGGTCCACATCTACAACATCAACAGCGGTCACCGCTTCTCCACCTACGCCATCCGCGGCGAAGAGGGCAGCGGGGTGATCTCGGTCAACGGCGCGGCCGCGCACAAGGCGCAGCCGGGCGATCTGGTGATCATCTGCGCGTACGGCATCTGCGACGAAGCCGAGGCGGCCAAGTACAAGCCGACCCTGGTCTACGTGGATCGCAACAACCAGCTCACCCACACCAACACCTCGATGTCGGCCCAGGCCGCCTGA
- the panB gene encoding 3-methyl-2-oxobutanoate hydroxymethyltransferase has translation MYTSAPTDAQANDKRAAKAWTVPMLADAKRDGRKLVMLTAYDASFARTMDTAGIDLILVGDSLGMVSQGHNSTLPVTVADMAYHTACVARGLSKPLLIADLPFQSDATPERALDAATRLLQAGAAMVKLEGAGHKLEVIEFLVAREIPVCAHLGLTPQSVLRLGGYKLQGRDDATASKLRADARAVAQAGAALLVLECVPTPLAAAITADLEIPTIGIGAGPQCDGQVLVLHDLLGVNSGHRRPKFVKDFLVEGGSVEGAFRAYATAVRDGSFPGEEHSYA, from the coding sequence ATGTACACCTCGGCCCCCACCGACGCGCAAGCCAATGACAAACGGGCTGCCAAAGCCTGGACCGTGCCCATGCTCGCCGACGCCAAGCGCGACGGCCGCAAGCTGGTGATGTTGACCGCGTACGACGCGAGTTTCGCCCGCACCATGGACACCGCGGGTATCGACCTGATCTTGGTCGGCGATTCGCTCGGCATGGTTTCGCAAGGCCACAACAGCACCTTGCCGGTGACGGTCGCCGACATGGCGTATCACACCGCCTGCGTCGCGCGCGGCCTGTCCAAGCCGCTGCTGATCGCCGATCTGCCGTTCCAGTCCGACGCCACGCCCGAGCGCGCGCTCGATGCGGCCACGCGGCTGCTGCAGGCCGGCGCGGCGATGGTCAAGCTCGAAGGCGCCGGGCATAAGCTGGAAGTGATCGAATTCCTGGTCGCGCGCGAGATCCCGGTCTGCGCGCACCTGGGCCTGACCCCGCAGTCGGTGCTGCGCCTGGGCGGCTACAAATTGCAGGGCCGCGACGACGCCACCGCGAGCAAGCTGCGCGCCGACGCGCGCGCGGTCGCGCAGGCCGGCGCCGCGCTGCTGGTGCTCGAATGCGTGCCCACGCCGCTGGCCGCGGCGATCACCGCCGATCTGGAAATTCCGACCATCGGCATCGGCGCCGGCCCGCAATGCGACGGCCAGGTGCTGGTGCTGCACGACCTGCTCGGGGTCAACTCGGGCCATCGCCGGCCCAAGTTCGTCAAGGATTTCCTGGTCGAAGGCGGCTCGGTCGAAGGCGCGTTCCGGGCCTACGCGACGGCGGTGCGCGACGGCAGTTTCCCCGGCGAAGAGCACAGTTACGCCTGA
- the panC gene encoding pantoate--beta-alanine ligase: MIEIVSDLAALRARVQAWTREGLRVGFVPTMGNLHAGHHSLIELARRHADRVVASVFVNPTQFGPNEDFARYPRTPEADAAGLHAAGCDLLWLPTVETMYPFGVDGTVQIRVPRVTETLEGAHRPGHFDGVATVVARLFHQVRPDVAVFGRKDYQQLAVIRYLVRDLAFPIEIVAAPTLRESDGLAMSSRNQYLSESERPQAARIQQCLQWMREALRAGEAREVVEAQAAARLTEAGFAVDYAVVRAPDLSLPEAGADGAARVALIAAKLGRTRLIDNLEFEL, translated from the coding sequence ATGATCGAGATCGTCAGCGACCTGGCCGCATTGCGCGCGCGGGTCCAGGCCTGGACGCGCGAGGGCCTGCGCGTGGGCTTCGTGCCGACCATGGGCAATCTGCACGCCGGCCATCATTCGCTGATCGAACTGGCGCGCCGCCATGCCGATCGCGTGGTCGCCAGCGTGTTCGTCAATCCGACCCAGTTCGGCCCGAACGAAGACTTCGCGCGCTACCCGCGCACGCCCGAGGCCGACGCCGCCGGCCTGCACGCGGCCGGCTGCGATCTGCTGTGGTTGCCGACGGTGGAGACGATGTATCCCTTTGGTGTCGACGGCACCGTGCAGATCCGCGTGCCGCGGGTCACCGAAACCCTGGAAGGCGCGCACCGTCCCGGCCATTTCGACGGCGTGGCGACCGTGGTCGCGCGTCTGTTCCATCAGGTCCGGCCCGATGTCGCGGTGTTCGGGCGCAAGGATTATCAGCAGCTGGCGGTGATCCGTTATCTGGTGCGCGATCTGGCGTTCCCGATCGAGATCGTGGCCGCGCCGACCTTGCGCGAAAGCGACGGTCTGGCGATGAGTTCGCGCAATCAGTATTTGTCGGAAAGCGAGCGCCCGCAGGCCGCGCGGATCCAGCAATGCCTGCAATGGATGCGCGAGGCCTTGCGCGCCGGCGAGGCGCGCGAGGTGGTCGAGGCGCAGGCCGCCGCGCGCCTGACCGAAGCCGGTTTCGCGGTCGATTACGCCGTCGTGCGCGCGCCCGACCTGAGCCTGCCCGAGGCCGGCGCCGACGGCGCGGCGCGGGTGGCCCTGATCGCGGCCAAGCTCGGCCGCACCCGCCTGATCGACAACCTTGAATTCGAGCTGTGA
- the fdxA gene encoding ferredoxin FdxA, which yields MPFVVTENCIKCKYTDCVEVCPVDCFHEGPNFLVIDPDECIDCTLCEPECPINAIYPEDDVPAGQESFVALNAELAKAWPVITTRKDALPDAKDWEGKTGKIDQLER from the coding sequence ATGCCCTTCGTCGTCACCGAGAACTGCATCAAGTGCAAGTACACCGATTGCGTCGAGGTGTGCCCGGTCGACTGTTTCCATGAAGGCCCGAACTTCCTGGTGATCGACCCGGACGAATGCATCGACTGCACCCTGTGCGAGCCCGAGTGCCCGATCAATGCGATCTACCCCGAGGACGACGTCCCGGCCGGGCAGGAAAGCTTCGTCGCGCTCAACGCCGAGCTGGCCAAGGCCTGGCCGGTGATCACCACGCGCAAAGACGCCCTGCCCGACGCCAAGGACTGGGAAGGCAAGACCGGCAAGATCGATCAGCTGGAACGTTGA
- the pgi gene encoding glucose-6-phosphate isomerase yields MSDDVRLHELRAEVGRVVVTPLAQLIATDPSRAADFALQVGPLYASFARQHYDRDALIWLRKAAEAAGSVQRLRALFDGEIVNVTEGRPALHTALRGDLSPTQIARDAHQQALAARKRMREVIERLSASEVTDIVSVGIGGSDLGPRLAVDALSGASPGRFRVHFLSNVDGHAAQRTLAGLDPKRTAALLISKTFGTQETLLNGGILRDWLGDDSRLYAISANVERAASAFNIPDERILPMWDWVGGRYSLWSAVGLPIALAIGMDAFEDFLAGAARMDAHVLETPLERNLAAWHALTAIWNRNGLGYATQAVLAYDDRLKLLSNYLQQLVMESLGKSVRLDGSPVVGDTVPVWWGGVGTDTQHSFFQALHQGTSIIPADFIGVIHSDAPYPQNHRALHANLLAQTEAFANGQRSDDPHRAYAGGRPSTTILLDSLTPQSLGALLAMYEHSVYLQSVFWGINAFDQFGVELGKQVASTLLPALAGEAQADDPVTRELLRKLRG; encoded by the coding sequence ATGAGCGATGACGTCCGACTTCACGAGCTGCGCGCCGAGGTCGGGCGCGTCGTCGTCACCCCGCTGGCGCAACTGATCGCAACCGATCCGTCGCGCGCGGCGGATTTCGCGCTTCAGGTCGGCCCGCTCTACGCCAGTTTCGCGCGTCAGCATTACGATCGCGACGCGCTGATCTGGCTGCGCAAGGCGGCCGAGGCCGCCGGTAGCGTGCAGCGCCTGCGCGCATTGTTCGACGGCGAGATCGTCAACGTCACCGAAGGCCGCCCGGCGCTGCACACCGCGCTGCGCGGCGACTTGTCGCCGACCCAGATCGCGCGCGACGCGCACCAGCAGGCCTTGGCCGCGCGCAAGCGCATGCGCGAGGTGATCGAACGGCTGAGCGCGAGCGAAGTCACCGACATCGTCAGCGTCGGCATCGGCGGGTCCGATCTGGGTCCGCGCCTGGCCGTGGATGCGCTCAGCGGCGCCAGCCCGGGCCGGTTCCGCGTGCATTTCCTGTCCAACGTCGACGGCCACGCCGCCCAGCGCACTCTCGCCGGGCTCGATCCCAAGCGCACCGCCGCGCTGCTGATCTCCAAGACCTTCGGCACCCAGGAAACCCTGCTCAACGGCGGCATCCTGCGCGACTGGCTCGGCGACGACTCGCGTCTGTACGCGATCAGCGCCAACGTCGAACGCGCCGCCAGTGCCTTCAATATTCCCGACGAACGCATCCTGCCGATGTGGGACTGGGTCGGCGGCCGTTACTCGCTGTGGTCGGCGGTCGGCCTGCCGATCGCGCTGGCGATCGGTATGGACGCGTTCGAAGACTTCCTCGCCGGCGCCGCGCGGATGGACGCGCATGTGCTGGAAACGCCGCTGGAACGCAACCTCGCCGCCTGGCACGCGCTGACCGCGATCTGGAACCGCAACGGTCTGGGTTACGCGACCCAAGCCGTGCTGGCCTACGACGATCGCCTCAAGCTGTTGTCGAATTATCTTCAGCAGTTGGTGATGGAAAGCCTCGGCAAGTCGGTGCGTCTGGACGGCTCGCCGGTGGTCGGCGACACCGTGCCGGTGTGGTGGGGCGGTGTCGGCACCGACACCCAGCACAGCTTCTTCCAGGCGCTGCATCAGGGCACCTCGATCATTCCGGCCGACTTCATCGGCGTGATCCACTCCGACGCGCCGTACCCGCAGAACCATCGCGCGCTGCACGCCAATCTGCTCGCGCAGACCGAAGCCTTCGCCAACGGCCAGCGCAGCGACGACCCGCACCGCGCTTATGCCGGCGGACGGCCGAGCACCACGATCCTGCTCGATTCCTTGACCCCGCAATCGCTCGGCGCATTGCTGGCGATGTACGAGCACAGCGTGTATCTGCAATCGGTGTTCTGGGGCATCAACGCCTTCGATCAGTTCGGCGTGGAGCTCGGCAAGCAGGTCGCCAGCACCTTGCTGCCGGCGCTGGCGGGCGAGGCGCAGGCCGACGACCCGGTGACGCGCGAGCTGTTGCGCAAGTTGCGCGGCTGA
- the pcnB gene encoding polynucleotide adenylyltransferase PcnB, with protein sequence MQSDNLSSIQTSLRVIPRDQHNVSRKEISPNALRVLYRLRDSGFGAYLVGGAVRDILVGGHPKDFDVATDATPEQVKGLFRNCRLIGRRFRLAHVVYGREIIEVATFRANIDDGSGDRETDTGGRLVRDNVYGSIEDDAVRRDFTANALYYAVEDFSVRDYVGGFEDVQNRLMRLIGDPVTRYREDPVRMLRAVRLAAKLDFEIEAATAAPIPQLAPLLAEAAPARLFEECLKLFLSGHAVQSFLGLERYGLLGALLPESAKALKSNRSGALRRMLLEGLKGTDTRVANDEPVSPAFLFALLLWPAYCRELMSLQAQGTHTVEAQRRAADRVTLHQLSMIALPRRFSLPMQEIWLLQSRFQQRQRKRVMRLLSHPRFRAAFDFLCLRTAASEEHMADVEFWFEAQQHPDAIAHQEANAHSEDGEDGGDERAPRKRRRRRRGAPVAEG encoded by the coding sequence ATGCAATCCGATAACCTTTCTTCCATCCAAACCTCGCTGCGGGTCATTCCGCGCGACCAGCACAATGTCTCGCGCAAGGAGATCAGCCCCAACGCGTTACGGGTGCTGTACCGGCTGCGCGACAGCGGCTTCGGCGCCTATCTGGTCGGCGGCGCGGTGCGCGACATCCTGGTCGGCGGCCATCCCAAGGACTTCGACGTCGCCACCGACGCCACGCCCGAGCAGGTCAAGGGGCTGTTCCGCAACTGCCGCCTGATCGGCCGGCGCTTCCGCCTGGCCCATGTGGTCTACGGTCGCGAGATCATCGAAGTGGCCACGTTCCGCGCCAATATCGACGACGGCAGCGGCGACCGCGAGACCGACACCGGCGGCCGCCTGGTCCGCGACAACGTCTACGGCAGCATCGAGGACGACGCGGTCCGCCGCGACTTCACCGCCAACGCGCTGTATTACGCGGTCGAGGATTTCTCGGTGCGCGACTACGTCGGCGGCTTCGAGGACGTGCAGAACCGGCTGATGCGGCTGATCGGCGATCCGGTCACCCGCTACCGCGAGGACCCGGTGCGCATGCTGCGCGCGGTGCGCCTGGCGGCGAAGCTGGATTTCGAGATCGAAGCGGCCACCGCCGCGCCGATCCCGCAGCTGGCGCCGTTGCTCGCCGAAGCCGCGCCGGCGCGATTGTTCGAGGAATGCCTGAAGCTGTTCCTGTCCGGGCATGCGGTGCAGAGCTTCCTCGGCCTGGAACGCTACGGCCTGCTCGGCGCCTTGTTGCCCGAAAGCGCCAAGGCGCTCAAGTCCAACCGCAGCGGCGCGTTGCGCCGGATGCTGCTGGAAGGGCTCAAGGGCACCGACACGCGCGTGGCCAACGACGAGCCGGTGTCGCCGGCGTTCCTGTTCGCGCTGCTGCTGTGGCCGGCGTATTGCCGCGAGCTGATGAGCCTGCAGGCGCAGGGCACCCACACCGTCGAGGCGCAGCGTCGCGCCGCCGACCGGGTGACCTTGCACCAGTTGTCGATGATCGCGCTGCCGCGCCGGTTCTCGCTGCCGATGCAGGAAATCTGGCTGCTGCAGTCGCGGTTCCAGCAGCGCCAGCGCAAGCGGGTGATGCGATTGCTGTCGCATCCGCGTTTCCGCGCCGCCTTCGATTTCCTGTGCCTGCGCACCGCGGCGTCGGAAGAGCATATGGCCGACGTGGAATTCTGGTTCGAGGCGCAGCAGCATCCCGATGCGATCGCCCATCAGGAAGCCAACGCGCATTCGGAAGACGGCGAAGATGGCGGCGACGAACGCGCGCCGCGCAAGCGCCGTCGCCGTCGCCGTGGCGCGCCGGTGGCCGAGGGCTGA
- the folK gene encoding 2-amino-4-hydroxy-6-hydroxymethyldihydropteridine diphosphokinase: MSASTAITTYIGLGSNLGDSVAVLRAALRALDSLPRSRLLRASRLYRTPAWGVREQPDFVNAVAMLETDLPARELLTAMLEIEREAGRARRADGSDRWGPRTLDLDLLLYGEARIDEPGLHVPHPHLHERAFALVPLLEIAPDARIAGMGAASQALARIAPAEIEALVAVDN; encoded by the coding sequence ATGTCCGCGTCCACCGCCATCACCACCTACATCGGCCTGGGCAGCAACCTCGGCGACAGCGTCGCGGTGTTGCGCGCGGCGCTGCGTGCGCTCGACAGCCTGCCGCGGTCGCGCTTGTTGCGCGCTTCGCGGCTGTACCGCACCCCCGCCTGGGGCGTGCGCGAGCAACCCGATTTCGTCAACGCGGTGGCGATGCTCGAGACCGACTTGCCGGCGCGCGAACTGCTAACGGCGATGCTGGAGATCGAGCGCGAAGCCGGACGCGCGCGCCGCGCCGACGGCAGCGACCGCTGGGGTCCGCGCACGCTGGATCTGGACCTGCTGCTGTATGGCGAAGCGAGGATCGACGAACCCGGCCTGCACGTGCCGCATCCGCATCTGCACGAGCGCGCCTTCGCCCTGGTGCCGTTGCTGGAGATCGCCCCGGATGCGCGCATCGCCGGCATGGGCGCGGCGAGTCAGGCGCTGGCGCGAATCGCCCCGGCCGAGATCGAGGCGCTGGTCGCGGTCGATAATTGA
- a CDS encoding outer membrane protein assembly factor BamC, which translates to MRSNVTLSRAVVAGLLLAVVATSGCSWFRKGNKLYAETPENRPLEVPPDLDQPRTDGAMAVPAGGSVTASGLAASRPTQAAPGTPASSANGFTVSGNRDDVFTKVGDALGKVEGLTIASRAQLLGAYDVNYEGGNFLVRISTSEAGAYVSAVDPRGLPATGAAPAKLIASLKSTLGGR; encoded by the coding sequence ATGCGTTCCAACGTTACCCTGTCCCGTGCGGTTGTCGCCGGTCTGTTGTTGGCCGTGGTCGCCACGTCGGGCTGCAGCTGGTTCCGCAAGGGCAATAAGCTGTATGCCGAAACCCCGGAAAACCGTCCGCTGGAAGTCCCGCCGGACCTCGATCAGCCGCGTACCGACGGCGCCATGGCGGTGCCTGCCGGCGGTTCGGTGACCGCTTCGGGCCTGGCCGCGTCGCGTCCGACCCAGGCCGCTCCGGGCACCCCGGCGTCCTCGGCCAACGGGTTCACCGTCAGCGGCAACCGCGACGACGTGTTCACCAAGGTCGGCGACGCGCTGGGCAAGGTCGAAGGCCTGACCATCGCCAGCCGCGCGCAGCTGCTCGGCGCGTACGACGTCAATTACGAAGGCGGCAACTTCCTGGTCCGGATCAGCACCTCCGAAGCCGGCGCCTACGTGTCGGCGGTCGATCCGCGCGGTCTGCCGGCGACCGGCGCCGCGCCGGCCAAGCTGATCGCCAGCCTCAAGAGCACGCTCGGCGGGCGTTGA
- a CDS encoding PhoH family protein, whose amino-acid sequence MTRSKRIYVLDTNVLMHDPTALFKFQEHDVYLPMQVIEELDNGKKGTSEASRNARQVSRFLNELIQIEGTDKISTGITLNRPQGLQLRGAQSIGKLRFQTNSFDAGKRFSAVIPDNQILGAILALQEQEPGVPVVFVSKDINLRIKASIAGIVSEDYENDRALDDFSLLYTGATALPDDFWTLHGKDLKSWTEKGRTYYEIARTEEDDWYPNQFLYLPGDDESELKVTKVGEERVTLQIVDDFRHNQHAVWGIIARNREQNFALNALMDPEIDFVTLLGTAGTGKTLLALAAGLAQTMDQQRYREIIMTRATVSVGEDIGFLPGTEEEKMTPWMGALTDNLEVLTHNQDGGAWGRAATNDLLASRIKIRSMNFMRGRTFLSRWLILDEAQNLTPKQMKTLITRAGPGTKIVCLGNVEQIDTPYLTETTSGLTYAVDRFKGWAHSAHVTLRRGERSRLADYASEVL is encoded by the coding sequence ATGACCAGAAGCAAGCGGATCTACGTGCTCGACACCAATGTGCTCATGCACGACCCGACCGCGCTGTTCAAGTTCCAGGAACACGACGTCTACCTGCCGATGCAGGTCATCGAAGAACTCGACAACGGCAAGAAAGGCACCTCCGAAGCCAGCCGCAACGCCCGTCAGGTCAGCCGCTTCCTCAACGAGCTGATCCAGATCGAAGGCACCGACAAGATCAGCACCGGCATCACCCTCAACCGTCCGCAGGGCTTGCAGCTGCGCGGCGCGCAGAGCATCGGCAAGCTGCGTTTCCAGACCAACTCGTTCGACGCGGGCAAGCGCTTCAGCGCGGTGATCCCGGACAACCAGATCCTCGGCGCGATCCTGGCGCTGCAGGAGCAGGAACCCGGCGTGCCGGTGGTGTTCGTGTCCAAGGACATCAACCTGCGGATCAAGGCCTCGATCGCCGGGATCGTGTCGGAGGACTACGAAAACGATCGCGCGCTCGACGATTTCAGCCTGCTCTACACCGGCGCGACCGCGCTGCCGGACGATTTCTGGACCCTGCACGGCAAGGACCTCAAGTCGTGGACCGAGAAGGGCCGCACCTATTACGAAATCGCCCGCACCGAAGAAGACGACTGGTACCCGAATCAGTTCCTGTACCTGCCCGGCGACGACGAATCCGAACTCAAGGTCACCAAGGTCGGCGAAGAACGCGTCACCCTGCAGATCGTCGACGATTTCCGCCATAACCAGCACGCGGTGTGGGGCATCATCGCGCGCAACCGCGAGCAGAACTTCGCCCTCAACGCGCTGATGGACCCGGAGATCGACTTCGTCACCCTGCTCGGCACCGCCGGCACCGGCAAGACCTTGCTCGCGCTCGCCGCGGGCCTGGCGCAAACGATGGATCAGCAGCGCTATCGCGAGATCATCATGACCCGCGCCACGGTCAGCGTCGGCGAGGACATCGGTTTCCTGCCCGGCACCGAAGAAGAAAAGATGACCCCGTGGATGGGCGCGCTGACCGACAACCTGGAAGTGCTGACCCACAACCAGGACGGCGGTGCCTGGGGCCGCGCGGCGACCAACGACCTGCTCGCCTCGCGGATCAAGATCCGCTCGATGAACTTCATGCGCGGCCGCACCTTCCTGAGCCGCTGGCTGATCCTCGACGAGGCGCAGAACCTGACGCCGAAGCAGATGAAGACGCTGATCACCCGCGCCGGTCCCGGCACCAAGATCGTCTGTCTGGGCAACGTCGAGCAGATCGATACGCCGTATCTGACCGAGACGACGTCGGGCCTGACCTATGCGGTGGATCGTTTCAAGGGCTGGGCGCACAGCGCGCACGTGACCTTGCGCCGCGGCGAGCGTTCGCGTCTGGCCGACTACGCGTCGGAAGTGCTGTAA
- a CDS encoding peroxiredoxin gives MLDTGDHAYGKKAPALSLALSSGETVALKDYAGQWLVLYFYPKDSTPGCTTEGLDFNALLPKFKKLGATVLGVSRDSIKSHQNFCAKQGFKFDLVSDKDETLCNAFGVIKEKSLYGRKYLGIERSTFLIDPKGVIVQSWRPVKVAGHAQAVLDALKDSAAQ, from the coding sequence ATGCTCGATACCGGCGATCACGCATACGGCAAGAAAGCGCCCGCGCTGAGTCTGGCGCTGTCCAGCGGCGAGACGGTCGCGCTGAAGGACTACGCCGGCCAATGGCTGGTGCTGTACTTCTACCCGAAGGACAGCACGCCCGGCTGCACCACCGAGGGTCTGGACTTCAACGCGCTGCTGCCGAAATTCAAGAAGCTCGGCGCCACCGTGCTGGGCGTATCGCGCGACTCGATCAAGTCGCACCAGAACTTCTGCGCCAAGCAGGGCTTCAAATTCGACCTGGTCAGCGACAAGGACGAAACGCTGTGCAACGCCTTCGGCGTGATCAAGGAAAAGAGCCTGTACGGCCGCAAGTACCTCGGCATCGAGCGCAGCACCTTCCTGATCGACCCTAAGGGCGTCATCGTGCAGTCATGGCGTCCGGTGAAAGTCGCCGGGCATGCCCAAGCCGTTCTCGACGCCCTCAAGGATTCCGCCGCTCAGTGA
- a CDS encoding DUF5625 family protein has translation MLKQFVRDNRFALVTLIVVVLARIGFDQWADGISAPPLDAPIAVSSGGGLDQRIRIRAPDRYGLDLSFRADARGMDHLRGLVGDGSYDAQHKRIPSGVPIPVRWSLSEADSGKIVAQGDTETFGSSSWSSGEISRDFDRFGVPPGEYRFQARITRAVPEFAGIQAHMVARLHPKSVGSWQTSRVWDGRLLSFFLIDPGLVLLGLFLLWRAFALGRSRWRMQAQAQA, from the coding sequence ATGCTCAAACAGTTCGTTCGCGACAACCGATTCGCGCTGGTCACCTTGATCGTCGTGGTGCTGGCGCGGATCGGATTCGACCAGTGGGCCGATGGCATCAGCGCGCCGCCGCTGGACGCGCCGATCGCGGTGTCGTCCGGCGGCGGCCTCGACCAGCGCATCCGCATCCGCGCGCCCGACCGCTATGGCCTGGATCTGTCCTTCCGCGCCGATGCGCGCGGCATGGATCACCTGCGCGGATTGGTCGGCGACGGCAGCTACGATGCTCAGCACAAGCGCATTCCCAGCGGCGTGCCCATCCCGGTGCGGTGGTCGTTGAGCGAGGCCGACAGCGGGAAGATCGTGGCTCAGGGCGATACCGAGACCTTCGGCTCGTCGAGCTGGTCCAGCGGCGAAATCAGCCGCGACTTCGACCGCTTCGGCGTACCGCCCGGCGAATACCGTTTCCAGGCGCGGATCACCCGCGCAGTTCCTGAATTCGCCGGTATCCAGGCCCACATGGTCGCGCGCCTGCATCCGAAGTCGGTCGGCAGCTGGCAGACCTCCCGGGTCTGGGACGGGCGTCTGCTGTCGTTCTTCCTGATCGATCCGGGCCTGGTGCTGCTGGGCTTGTTCCTGTTGTGGCGCGCGTTCGCGCTGGGCCGTTCGCGCTGGCGCATGCAGGCGCAAGCACAGGCATGA
- the dapA gene encoding 4-hydroxy-tetrahydrodipicolinate synthase has product MRLSGSITALATPFTASGELDLDAWRSLLARQLEGGTQAVVVAGSTGEAAALYDAEYDALLRSAVELIAGRIPVLAGTGLSNTAKTIELTRHVAALGADAALVVTPPYVRPTQAGLIAHYQAIADDGALPLVLYNVPGRTGGDLLPDTVAQLAAHPRIVGIKEAVSEPERMNALLALKAEGFCVLSGDDPTACRAMLAGADGIVSVGSNVAPGAFRRLADLARGGRRAEAEAWDARLRPAYDFLALEPNPIPVKALLAAQGLGHGLRLPLQSLSAPHHEAARHAAGLIVELEHLCRDTLAA; this is encoded by the coding sequence TTGCGACTTTCCGGCAGCATCACCGCGCTGGCGACGCCATTCACCGCGTCCGGCGAACTCGATCTGGACGCCTGGCGCAGCTTGCTGGCGCGACAGCTGGAAGGCGGCACCCAGGCGGTCGTGGTAGCCGGTTCCACCGGCGAAGCCGCGGCGCTTTACGACGCCGAATACGACGCCTTGCTGCGCAGCGCGGTCGAACTGATCGCCGGCAGGATCCCGGTATTGGCCGGCACCGGCCTGTCGAACACCGCCAAAACCATCGAACTGACCCGCCACGTGGCCGCCCTCGGCGCCGACGCGGCGCTGGTCGTGACCCCGCCTTACGTCCGCCCGACCCAGGCCGGCCTGATCGCGCATTACCAGGCGATCGCCGACGACGGCGCGCTGCCGCTGGTGCTGTACAACGTGCCCGGCCGCACCGGCGGCGACCTGTTGCCCGACACGGTGGCGCAGCTGGCCGCGCATCCGCGCATCGTCGGGATCAAGGAAGCTGTATCCGAACCCGAGCGCATGAATGCGCTGCTGGCGCTGAAGGCCGAGGGCTTCTGCGTGCTCAGCGGCGACGACCCGACCGCCTGCCGGGCCATGCTGGCCGGCGCCGACGGCATCGTTTCGGTCGGCTCCAACGTGGCGCCGGGCGCGTTCCGTCGTCTGGCCGACCTCGCCCGTGGCGGACGCCGCGCCGAGGCCGAGGCCTGGGACGCGCGTCTGCGTCCGGCCTACGATTTTCTCGCCCTGGAACCCAACCCGATCCCGGTCAAGGCGCTGCTCGCCGCGCAGGGGCTGGGCCATGGCCTGCGCCTGCCGTTGCAGTCGCTCTCGGCGCCCCACCATGAGGCCGCGCGGCATGCCGCCGGCCTGATTGTCGAACTCGAACACCTCTGCCGCGATACGCTCGCGGCCTGA